In Dolichospermum flos-aquae CCAP 1403/13F, the following proteins share a genomic window:
- the infC gene encoding translation initiation factor IF-3 yields MPVIEKKRTRDLPQINERIRFPKIRVIDTDGAQLGIITPQEAIQLAEEKELDLVLISDKADPPVCRIMDYGKYKFEQEKKAREARKKQHTADVKEVKMRYKIEEHDYNVRVKQAERFLKDGDKVKATVMFRGREIQHSDLAETLLKRMATDLEPFGELQQAPKKEGRNMMMLISPKK; encoded by the coding sequence ATGCCTGTGATTGAGAAAAAAAGAACTCGCGATCTGCCCCAAATTAACGAACGGATTCGCTTCCCGAAAATTCGGGTGATTGACACTGATGGCGCACAACTGGGAATTATAACTCCGCAGGAAGCGATACAATTAGCAGAGGAAAAGGAATTAGACCTAGTGCTAATTAGTGACAAGGCTGATCCGCCAGTGTGTCGAATAATGGACTATGGGAAATATAAGTTTGAGCAGGAGAAGAAGGCGCGGGAAGCCCGGAAGAAACAGCACACGGCTGATGTGAAAGAAGTGAAAATGCGCTACAAAATAGAAGAACATGACTATAATGTGCGCGTTAAGCAAGCTGAACGCTTCCTTAAAGATGGCGATAAAGTTAAGGCTACTGTGATGTTCCGAGGTCGGGAAATTCAACACAGTGACTTGGCAGAAACGTTGCTTAAACGGATGGCTACGGATTTAGAGCCTTTTGGTGAACTTCAGCAAGCACCTAAGAAAGAAGGGCGGAATATGATGATGCTGATTTCACCCAAAAAATAA